In Oncorhynchus keta strain PuntledgeMale-10-30-2019 unplaced genomic scaffold, Oket_V2 Un_contig_5685_pilon_pilon, whole genome shotgun sequence, a single window of DNA contains:
- the LOC118372648 gene encoding uncharacterized protein LOC118372648 isoform X1: MSHELAFRCRVTSIMEALTATVVQEICQFMGESYAALRVEMLHEQNKKETRMEKPANCRKNFSKPVSPPSLGNFPIVGQVLNKQEANYHWLEDGAVFEGLASPVTERQEPSQPPGQITDTVPWPVWLIKQEEMADDDLESEGYGEWIPETPKASQNITGESDEEERSKASGGSRELGLDDFKREQSPLLVSAEDAVTPIKTKYKARMLEHTGKPRFRCDICGEKFQRQSGLTRHQRHKHNTVKTYSCTVCGKGFTYIKSLNTHELTHSDVSISSTITLDEATARKRGLTDEPTDRNAARDMISAILHSKPGGEKVFQEYGKTKGLTDSTRRLMVNIIVADMMENHGRIPPSSVRTNYALGIVTLFPFLNDPDSEHGYEQYYDAASGSGYLTWRIKTVGRNKSCKTKRRTKSTYQNGPKAQHSSPSVVEELLGDECKDEQVSMSEVLICSVGSDSSGSALTLEKSKARKRRLTDEPTDRNAARDMISAILHSKPGGEKVFQEYGKTKGLTDSTRRLMVNIIVADMMENHGRIPPSSVRTNYALGIVTLFPYLNDPDSEHGYEKYYDAASGSGYLAWRIKTVGRNTSCKTKKRTKPTYQNGPKAQRSCPSAVEQLSGDECKEAISVLQHTTTNESLVREKMMATFQYRQQVVHDPGKSSTVLDVFPRFLDTTGLINQDFTRLFGEVVSGTFMAKWPTFFKPRVIADCKTLPFSEPVEDLLSSAQQESNDYGWESDLAAILLLLHLLPPTSKGPKTAKIRTSQAADHLVRFMKVGTSMVTFLETVGYEQQPFLLCVGERKNSLQKFYIVVDQKAIPCKAQTSVAAFDELFKAHYVFSVSYHEALCNFYTFIQTTVYGIDVGKAKESSRVKEIRVRLLNKDQGNGAAGAQGSGAPALLQFENISQ; encoded by the exons ATGTCGCACGAACTCGCTTTTCGTTGTCGCGTCACCTCTATTATGGAAGCTTTGACAGCAACAGTCGTGCAAGAAATCTGTCAATTTATGGGAGAAAGCTATGCTGCTCTTCGAGTGGAAATGTTGCATGAACAAAATAAAAAAGAGACAAGGATGGAGAAGCCAGCGAACTGCCGCAAGAACTTTTCAAAACCTG TTAGCCCACCAAGTTTGGGAAACTTTCCAATCGTGGGGCAGGTCCTGAATAAACAAGAGGCCAACTATCATTGGCTAGAAGACGGTGCTGTTTTTGAAGGCCTAGCATCACCAGTGACGGAGAGACAAGAGCCATCACAGCCCCCTGGTCAGATTACAGACACG GTACCATGGCCAGTATGGCTCATCAAACAGGAGGAAATGGCTGATGATGATTTGGAATCGGAAG GTTACGGCGAGTGGATTCCAGAGACTCCCAAGGCAAGCCAGAATATCACTGGAGaaagtgatgaggaagagagaagtAAAGCCTCTGGGGGATCCAGAGAACTTGGACTCGACGACTTCAAGAGAGAACAGAGTCCGTTGCTGGTGTCAGCTGAGGATGCTGTGACACCCATAAAGACAAAGTATAAAGCACGCATGTTAGAACACACTGGGAAGCCACGTTTCCGCTGCGATATCTGCGGTGAGAAATTCCAGCGTCAGAGCGGCTTGACCAGGCACCAGCGGCACAAACACAACACCGTGAAAACCTACAGTTGCACTGTGTGTGGGAAAGGGTTCACCTACATCAAATCCCTCAACACGCATGAGCTCACGCACTCTGATGTCTCTATCAGTTCAACTATAACTCTGGATGAAGCCACGGCAAGGAAAAGAGGTCTGACTGATGAACCCACAGACAGAAATGCAGCGAGAGAT ATGATCAGTGCCATCCTTCACTCAAAGCCAGGTGGAGAAAAGGTGTTCCAGGAGTATGGGAAAACCAAAGGTCTTACGGATAGCACACGGAGACTTATGGTGAACATTATTGTGGCCGACATGATGGAAAATCATGG TAGGATCCCCCCATCAAGTGTCCGCACCAACTACGCCCTGGGGATTGTGACTTTATTCCCGTTCTTGAATGATCCAGATTCAGAGCATGGCTAT GAACAATATTACGACGCAGCTAGTGGGTCTGGTTATCTGACCTGGAGAATAAAGACAGTGGGGCGCAACAAATCATGTAAGACCAAGAGGAGAACCAAGTCCACCTATCAAAATGGTCCAAAGGCTCAACACAGTTCCCCTTCAGTTGTTGAGGAACTGTTAGGTGATGAATGCAAAG ATGAACAAGTGTCCATGTCTGAGGTCTTGATCTGCTCAGTTGGGTCTGATTCCTCTGGATCAGCTTTAACTCTGGAAAAATCCAAGGCACGAAaaagacgtctgactgatgaacCTACAGACAGAAATGCAGCAAGAGAT ATGATCAGTGCCATCCTTCACTCAAAGCCAGGTGGAGAAAAGGTATTCCAGGAGTATGGGAAAACCAAAGGTCTTACGGATAGCACACGGAGACTGATGGTGAACATTATTGTGGCCGACATGATGGAAAATCATGG TAGGATCCCCCCATCAAGTGTCCGCACCAACTACGCCCTGGGGATTGTGACTTTATTCCCCTACTTGAATGATCCAGATTCAGAGCATGGCTAT GAAAAATATTATGATGCAGCTAGTGGGTCTGGTTACCTGGCCTGGAGAATAAAGACAGTGGGGCGCAACACGTCATGTAAGACCAAGAAGAGAACCAAGCCCACCTATCAAAATGGTCCAAAGGCTCAGCGAAGTTGCCCTTCAGCTGTTGAGCAACTTTCGGGGGATGAATGCAAAGAGGCGATATCTGTGCTTCAGCATACAACAACTAATGAGTCACTGGTTCGAGAGAAGATGATGGCAACGTTCCAATACAGACAGCAGGTGGTTCATGATCCGGGGAAGTCCTCAACTGTCCTAGATGTCTTCCCCAGATTCCTTGACACTACAGGCTTG ATCAACCAAGATTTCACCAGACTTTTCGGAGAGGTGGTGTCTGGGACATTTATGGCGAAGTGGCCAACATTTTTCAAACCCAGGGTCATCGCAGATTGCAAAACCCTTCCCTTCAGCGAACCTGTGGAAGACCTCCTCTCATCTGCTCAGCAGGAATCCAATGATTATG GATGGGAGAGTGACttggcagccattttgttgctTCTGCATCTCTTACCCCCGACCTCAAAGGGCCCGAAGACCGCAAAGATCCGTACCTCTCAAGCTGCTGACCATCTGGTTAGATTTATGAAG GTAGGGACAAGTATGGTGACCTTCCTTGAGACAGTTGGATATGAGCAGCAGCCCTTCCTCCTCTGTGTCGGTGAAAGGAAGAACAGCCTTCAGAAGTTTTACATTGTCGTTGACCAGAAGGCCATCCCATGCAAGGCCCAAACATCAGTGGCAGCTTTTGACGAGCTCTTTAAGGCACACTATGTCTTCAGTGTGTCCTACCATGAAGCGTTGTGTAACTTCTACACATTCATCCAGACCACCGTGTACGGTATTGACGTGGGGAAGGCAAAGGAGTCCTCAAGAGTCAAGGAGATTAGAGTAAGGCTGCTTAACAAAGACCAGGGGAATGGTGCCGCCGGTGCGCAAGGGAGCGGTGCTCCCGCCCTTTTGCAATTTGAGAATATAAGTCAGTAG
- the LOC118372648 gene encoding uncharacterized protein LOC118372648 isoform X3: MSHELAFRCRVTSIMEALTATVVQEICQFMGESYAALRVEMLHEQNKKETRMEKPANCRKNFSKPVSPPSLGNFPIVGQVLNKQEANYHWLEDGAVFEGLASPVTERQEPSQPPGQITDTVPWPVWLIKQEEMADDDLESEGYGEWIPETPKASQNITGESDEEERSKASGGSRELGLDDFKREQSPLLVSAEDAVTPIKTKYKARMLEHTGKPRFRCDICGEKFQRQSGLTRHQRHKHNTVKTYSCTVCGKGFTYIKSLNTHELTHSDVSISSTITLDEATARKRGLTDEPTDRNAARDMISAILHSKPGGEKVFQEYGKTKGLTDSTRRLMVNIIVADMMENHGRIPPSSVRTNYALGIVTLFPFLNDPDSEHGYEQYYDAASGSGYLTWRIKTVGRNKSCKTKRRTKSTYQNGPKAQHSSPSVVEELLGDECKDEQVSMSEVLICSVGSDSSGSALTLEKSKARKRRLTDEPTDRNAARDMISAILHSKPGGEKVFQEYGKTKGLTDSTRRLMVNIIVADMMENHGIPPSSVRTNYALGIVTLFPYLNDPDSEHGYEKYYDAASGSGYLAWRIKTVGRNTSCKTKKRTKPTYQNGPKAQRSCPSAVEQLSGDECKEAISVLQHTTTNESLVREKMMATFQYRQQVVHDPGKSSTVLDVFPRFLDTTGLINQDFTRLFGEVVSGTFMAKWPTFFKPRVIADCKTLPFSEPVEDLLSSAQQESNDYGWESDLAAILLLLHLLPPTSKGPKTAKIRTSQAADHLVRFMKVGTSMVTFLETVGYEQQPFLLCVGERKNSLQKFYIVVDQKAIPCKAQTSVAAFDELFKAHYVFSVSYHEALCNFYTFIQTTVYGIDVGKAKESSRVKEIRVRLLNKDQGNGAAGAQGSGAPALLQFENISQ, translated from the exons ATGTCGCACGAACTCGCTTTTCGTTGTCGCGTCACCTCTATTATGGAAGCTTTGACAGCAACAGTCGTGCAAGAAATCTGTCAATTTATGGGAGAAAGCTATGCTGCTCTTCGAGTGGAAATGTTGCATGAACAAAATAAAAAAGAGACAAGGATGGAGAAGCCAGCGAACTGCCGCAAGAACTTTTCAAAACCTG TTAGCCCACCAAGTTTGGGAAACTTTCCAATCGTGGGGCAGGTCCTGAATAAACAAGAGGCCAACTATCATTGGCTAGAAGACGGTGCTGTTTTTGAAGGCCTAGCATCACCAGTGACGGAGAGACAAGAGCCATCACAGCCCCCTGGTCAGATTACAGACACG GTACCATGGCCAGTATGGCTCATCAAACAGGAGGAAATGGCTGATGATGATTTGGAATCGGAAG GTTACGGCGAGTGGATTCCAGAGACTCCCAAGGCAAGCCAGAATATCACTGGAGaaagtgatgaggaagagagaagtAAAGCCTCTGGGGGATCCAGAGAACTTGGACTCGACGACTTCAAGAGAGAACAGAGTCCGTTGCTGGTGTCAGCTGAGGATGCTGTGACACCCATAAAGACAAAGTATAAAGCACGCATGTTAGAACACACTGGGAAGCCACGTTTCCGCTGCGATATCTGCGGTGAGAAATTCCAGCGTCAGAGCGGCTTGACCAGGCACCAGCGGCACAAACACAACACCGTGAAAACCTACAGTTGCACTGTGTGTGGGAAAGGGTTCACCTACATCAAATCCCTCAACACGCATGAGCTCACGCACTCTGATGTCTCTATCAGTTCAACTATAACTCTGGATGAAGCCACGGCAAGGAAAAGAGGTCTGACTGATGAACCCACAGACAGAAATGCAGCGAGAGAT ATGATCAGTGCCATCCTTCACTCAAAGCCAGGTGGAGAAAAGGTGTTCCAGGAGTATGGGAAAACCAAAGGTCTTACGGATAGCACACGGAGACTTATGGTGAACATTATTGTGGCCGACATGATGGAAAATCATGG TAGGATCCCCCCATCAAGTGTCCGCACCAACTACGCCCTGGGGATTGTGACTTTATTCCCGTTCTTGAATGATCCAGATTCAGAGCATGGCTAT GAACAATATTACGACGCAGCTAGTGGGTCTGGTTATCTGACCTGGAGAATAAAGACAGTGGGGCGCAACAAATCATGTAAGACCAAGAGGAGAACCAAGTCCACCTATCAAAATGGTCCAAAGGCTCAACACAGTTCCCCTTCAGTTGTTGAGGAACTGTTAGGTGATGAATGCAAAG ATGAACAAGTGTCCATGTCTGAGGTCTTGATCTGCTCAGTTGGGTCTGATTCCTCTGGATCAGCTTTAACTCTGGAAAAATCCAAGGCACGAAaaagacgtctgactgatgaacCTACAGACAGAAATGCAGCAAGAGAT ATGATCAGTGCCATCCTTCACTCAAAGCCAGGTGGAGAAAAGGTATTCCAGGAGTATGGGAAAACCAAAGGTCTTACGGATAGCACACGGAGACTGATGGTGAACATTATTGTGGCCGACATGATGGAAAATCATGG GATCCCCCCATCAAGTGTCCGCACCAACTACGCCCTGGGGATTGTGACTTTATTCCCCTACTTGAATGATCCAGATTCAGAGCATGGCTAT GAAAAATATTATGATGCAGCTAGTGGGTCTGGTTACCTGGCCTGGAGAATAAAGACAGTGGGGCGCAACACGTCATGTAAGACCAAGAAGAGAACCAAGCCCACCTATCAAAATGGTCCAAAGGCTCAGCGAAGTTGCCCTTCAGCTGTTGAGCAACTTTCGGGGGATGAATGCAAAGAGGCGATATCTGTGCTTCAGCATACAACAACTAATGAGTCACTGGTTCGAGAGAAGATGATGGCAACGTTCCAATACAGACAGCAGGTGGTTCATGATCCGGGGAAGTCCTCAACTGTCCTAGATGTCTTCCCCAGATTCCTTGACACTACAGGCTTG ATCAACCAAGATTTCACCAGACTTTTCGGAGAGGTGGTGTCTGGGACATTTATGGCGAAGTGGCCAACATTTTTCAAACCCAGGGTCATCGCAGATTGCAAAACCCTTCCCTTCAGCGAACCTGTGGAAGACCTCCTCTCATCTGCTCAGCAGGAATCCAATGATTATG GATGGGAGAGTGACttggcagccattttgttgctTCTGCATCTCTTACCCCCGACCTCAAAGGGCCCGAAGACCGCAAAGATCCGTACCTCTCAAGCTGCTGACCATCTGGTTAGATTTATGAAG GTAGGGACAAGTATGGTGACCTTCCTTGAGACAGTTGGATATGAGCAGCAGCCCTTCCTCCTCTGTGTCGGTGAAAGGAAGAACAGCCTTCAGAAGTTTTACATTGTCGTTGACCAGAAGGCCATCCCATGCAAGGCCCAAACATCAGTGGCAGCTTTTGACGAGCTCTTTAAGGCACACTATGTCTTCAGTGTGTCCTACCATGAAGCGTTGTGTAACTTCTACACATTCATCCAGACCACCGTGTACGGTATTGACGTGGGGAAGGCAAAGGAGTCCTCAAGAGTCAAGGAGATTAGAGTAAGGCTGCTTAACAAAGACCAGGGGAATGGTGCCGCCGGTGCGCAAGGGAGCGGTGCTCCCGCCCTTTTGCAATTTGAGAATATAAGTCAGTAG
- the LOC118372648 gene encoding uncharacterized protein LOC118372648 isoform X2 produces the protein MSHELAFRCRVTSIMEALTATVVQEICQFMGESYAALRVEMLHEQNKKETRMEKPANCRKNFSKPVSPPSLGNFPIVGQVLNKQEANYHWLEDGAVFEGLASPVTERQEPSQPPGQITDTVPWPVWLIKQEEMADDDLESEGYGEWIPETPKASQNITGESDEEERSKASGGSRELGLDDFKREQSPLLVSAEDAVTPIKTKYKARMLEHTGKPRFRCDICGEKFQRQSGLTRHQRHKHNTVKTYSCTVCGKGFTYIKSLNTHELTHSDVSISSTITLDEATARKRGLTDEPTDRNAARDMISAILHSKPGGEKVFQEYGKTKGLTDSTRRLMVNIIVADMMENHGIPPSSVRTNYALGIVTLFPFLNDPDSEHGYEQYYDAASGSGYLTWRIKTVGRNKSCKTKRRTKSTYQNGPKAQHSSPSVVEELLGDECKDEQVSMSEVLICSVGSDSSGSALTLEKSKARKRRLTDEPTDRNAARDMISAILHSKPGGEKVFQEYGKTKGLTDSTRRLMVNIIVADMMENHGRIPPSSVRTNYALGIVTLFPYLNDPDSEHGYEKYYDAASGSGYLAWRIKTVGRNTSCKTKKRTKPTYQNGPKAQRSCPSAVEQLSGDECKEAISVLQHTTTNESLVREKMMATFQYRQQVVHDPGKSSTVLDVFPRFLDTTGLINQDFTRLFGEVVSGTFMAKWPTFFKPRVIADCKTLPFSEPVEDLLSSAQQESNDYGWESDLAAILLLLHLLPPTSKGPKTAKIRTSQAADHLVRFMKVGTSMVTFLETVGYEQQPFLLCVGERKNSLQKFYIVVDQKAIPCKAQTSVAAFDELFKAHYVFSVSYHEALCNFYTFIQTTVYGIDVGKAKESSRVKEIRVRLLNKDQGNGAAGAQGSGAPALLQFENISQ, from the exons ATGTCGCACGAACTCGCTTTTCGTTGTCGCGTCACCTCTATTATGGAAGCTTTGACAGCAACAGTCGTGCAAGAAATCTGTCAATTTATGGGAGAAAGCTATGCTGCTCTTCGAGTGGAAATGTTGCATGAACAAAATAAAAAAGAGACAAGGATGGAGAAGCCAGCGAACTGCCGCAAGAACTTTTCAAAACCTG TTAGCCCACCAAGTTTGGGAAACTTTCCAATCGTGGGGCAGGTCCTGAATAAACAAGAGGCCAACTATCATTGGCTAGAAGACGGTGCTGTTTTTGAAGGCCTAGCATCACCAGTGACGGAGAGACAAGAGCCATCACAGCCCCCTGGTCAGATTACAGACACG GTACCATGGCCAGTATGGCTCATCAAACAGGAGGAAATGGCTGATGATGATTTGGAATCGGAAG GTTACGGCGAGTGGATTCCAGAGACTCCCAAGGCAAGCCAGAATATCACTGGAGaaagtgatgaggaagagagaagtAAAGCCTCTGGGGGATCCAGAGAACTTGGACTCGACGACTTCAAGAGAGAACAGAGTCCGTTGCTGGTGTCAGCTGAGGATGCTGTGACACCCATAAAGACAAAGTATAAAGCACGCATGTTAGAACACACTGGGAAGCCACGTTTCCGCTGCGATATCTGCGGTGAGAAATTCCAGCGTCAGAGCGGCTTGACCAGGCACCAGCGGCACAAACACAACACCGTGAAAACCTACAGTTGCACTGTGTGTGGGAAAGGGTTCACCTACATCAAATCCCTCAACACGCATGAGCTCACGCACTCTGATGTCTCTATCAGTTCAACTATAACTCTGGATGAAGCCACGGCAAGGAAAAGAGGTCTGACTGATGAACCCACAGACAGAAATGCAGCGAGAGAT ATGATCAGTGCCATCCTTCACTCAAAGCCAGGTGGAGAAAAGGTGTTCCAGGAGTATGGGAAAACCAAAGGTCTTACGGATAGCACACGGAGACTTATGGTGAACATTATTGTGGCCGACATGATGGAAAATCATGG GATCCCCCCATCAAGTGTCCGCACCAACTACGCCCTGGGGATTGTGACTTTATTCCCGTTCTTGAATGATCCAGATTCAGAGCATGGCTAT GAACAATATTACGACGCAGCTAGTGGGTCTGGTTATCTGACCTGGAGAATAAAGACAGTGGGGCGCAACAAATCATGTAAGACCAAGAGGAGAACCAAGTCCACCTATCAAAATGGTCCAAAGGCTCAACACAGTTCCCCTTCAGTTGTTGAGGAACTGTTAGGTGATGAATGCAAAG ATGAACAAGTGTCCATGTCTGAGGTCTTGATCTGCTCAGTTGGGTCTGATTCCTCTGGATCAGCTTTAACTCTGGAAAAATCCAAGGCACGAAaaagacgtctgactgatgaacCTACAGACAGAAATGCAGCAAGAGAT ATGATCAGTGCCATCCTTCACTCAAAGCCAGGTGGAGAAAAGGTATTCCAGGAGTATGGGAAAACCAAAGGTCTTACGGATAGCACACGGAGACTGATGGTGAACATTATTGTGGCCGACATGATGGAAAATCATGG TAGGATCCCCCCATCAAGTGTCCGCACCAACTACGCCCTGGGGATTGTGACTTTATTCCCCTACTTGAATGATCCAGATTCAGAGCATGGCTAT GAAAAATATTATGATGCAGCTAGTGGGTCTGGTTACCTGGCCTGGAGAATAAAGACAGTGGGGCGCAACACGTCATGTAAGACCAAGAAGAGAACCAAGCCCACCTATCAAAATGGTCCAAAGGCTCAGCGAAGTTGCCCTTCAGCTGTTGAGCAACTTTCGGGGGATGAATGCAAAGAGGCGATATCTGTGCTTCAGCATACAACAACTAATGAGTCACTGGTTCGAGAGAAGATGATGGCAACGTTCCAATACAGACAGCAGGTGGTTCATGATCCGGGGAAGTCCTCAACTGTCCTAGATGTCTTCCCCAGATTCCTTGACACTACAGGCTTG ATCAACCAAGATTTCACCAGACTTTTCGGAGAGGTGGTGTCTGGGACATTTATGGCGAAGTGGCCAACATTTTTCAAACCCAGGGTCATCGCAGATTGCAAAACCCTTCCCTTCAGCGAACCTGTGGAAGACCTCCTCTCATCTGCTCAGCAGGAATCCAATGATTATG GATGGGAGAGTGACttggcagccattttgttgctTCTGCATCTCTTACCCCCGACCTCAAAGGGCCCGAAGACCGCAAAGATCCGTACCTCTCAAGCTGCTGACCATCTGGTTAGATTTATGAAG GTAGGGACAAGTATGGTGACCTTCCTTGAGACAGTTGGATATGAGCAGCAGCCCTTCCTCCTCTGTGTCGGTGAAAGGAAGAACAGCCTTCAGAAGTTTTACATTGTCGTTGACCAGAAGGCCATCCCATGCAAGGCCCAAACATCAGTGGCAGCTTTTGACGAGCTCTTTAAGGCACACTATGTCTTCAGTGTGTCCTACCATGAAGCGTTGTGTAACTTCTACACATTCATCCAGACCACCGTGTACGGTATTGACGTGGGGAAGGCAAAGGAGTCCTCAAGAGTCAAGGAGATTAGAGTAAGGCTGCTTAACAAAGACCAGGGGAATGGTGCCGCCGGTGCGCAAGGGAGCGGTGCTCCCGCCCTTTTGCAATTTGAGAATATAAGTCAGTAG
- the LOC118372648 gene encoding uncharacterized protein LOC118372648 isoform X5, with protein sequence MSHELAFRCRVTSIMEALTATVVQEICQFMGESYAALRVEMLHEQNKKETRMEKPANCRKNFSKPVSPPSLGNFPIVGQVLNKQEANYHWLEDGAVFEGLASPVTERQEPSQPPGQITDTVPWPVWLIKQEEMADDDLESEGYGEWIPETPKASQNITGESDEEERSKASGGSRELGLDDFKREQSPLLVSAEDAVTPIKTKYKARMLEHTGKPRFRCDICGEKFQRQSGLTRHQRHKHNTVKTYSCTVCGKGFTYIKSLNTHELTHSDVSISSTITLDEATARKRGLTDEPTDRNAARDMISAILHSKPGGEKVFQEYGKTKGLTDSTRRLMVNIIVADMMENHGRIPPSSVRTNYALGIVTLFPFLNDPDSEHGYEQYYDAASGSGYLTWRIKTVGRNKSYEQVSMSEVLICSVGSDSSGSALTLEKSKARKRRLTDEPTDRNAARDMISAILHSKPGGEKVFQEYGKTKGLTDSTRRLMVNIIVADMMENHGRIPPSSVRTNYALGIVTLFPYLNDPDSEHGYEKYYDAASGSGYLAWRIKTVGRNTSCKTKKRTKPTYQNGPKAQRSCPSAVEQLSGDECKEAISVLQHTTTNESLVREKMMATFQYRQQVVHDPGKSSTVLDVFPRFLDTTGLINQDFTRLFGEVVSGTFMAKWPTFFKPRVIADCKTLPFSEPVEDLLSSAQQESNDYGWESDLAAILLLLHLLPPTSKGPKTAKIRTSQAADHLVRFMKVGTSMVTFLETVGYEQQPFLLCVGERKNSLQKFYIVVDQKAIPCKAQTSVAAFDELFKAHYVFSVSYHEALCNFYTFIQTTVYGIDVGKAKESSRVKEIRVRLLNKDQGNGAAGAQGSGAPALLQFENISQ encoded by the exons ATGTCGCACGAACTCGCTTTTCGTTGTCGCGTCACCTCTATTATGGAAGCTTTGACAGCAACAGTCGTGCAAGAAATCTGTCAATTTATGGGAGAAAGCTATGCTGCTCTTCGAGTGGAAATGTTGCATGAACAAAATAAAAAAGAGACAAGGATGGAGAAGCCAGCGAACTGCCGCAAGAACTTTTCAAAACCTG TTAGCCCACCAAGTTTGGGAAACTTTCCAATCGTGGGGCAGGTCCTGAATAAACAAGAGGCCAACTATCATTGGCTAGAAGACGGTGCTGTTTTTGAAGGCCTAGCATCACCAGTGACGGAGAGACAAGAGCCATCACAGCCCCCTGGTCAGATTACAGACACG GTACCATGGCCAGTATGGCTCATCAAACAGGAGGAAATGGCTGATGATGATTTGGAATCGGAAG GTTACGGCGAGTGGATTCCAGAGACTCCCAAGGCAAGCCAGAATATCACTGGAGaaagtgatgaggaagagagaagtAAAGCCTCTGGGGGATCCAGAGAACTTGGACTCGACGACTTCAAGAGAGAACAGAGTCCGTTGCTGGTGTCAGCTGAGGATGCTGTGACACCCATAAAGACAAAGTATAAAGCACGCATGTTAGAACACACTGGGAAGCCACGTTTCCGCTGCGATATCTGCGGTGAGAAATTCCAGCGTCAGAGCGGCTTGACCAGGCACCAGCGGCACAAACACAACACCGTGAAAACCTACAGTTGCACTGTGTGTGGGAAAGGGTTCACCTACATCAAATCCCTCAACACGCATGAGCTCACGCACTCTGATGTCTCTATCAGTTCAACTATAACTCTGGATGAAGCCACGGCAAGGAAAAGAGGTCTGACTGATGAACCCACAGACAGAAATGCAGCGAGAGAT ATGATCAGTGCCATCCTTCACTCAAAGCCAGGTGGAGAAAAGGTGTTCCAGGAGTATGGGAAAACCAAAGGTCTTACGGATAGCACACGGAGACTTATGGTGAACATTATTGTGGCCGACATGATGGAAAATCATGG TAGGATCCCCCCATCAAGTGTCCGCACCAACTACGCCCTGGGGATTGTGACTTTATTCCCGTTCTTGAATGATCCAGATTCAGAGCATGGCTAT GAACAATATTACGACGCAGCTAGTGGGTCTGGTTATCTGACCTGGAGAATAAAGACAGTGGGGCGCAACAAATCAT ATGAACAAGTGTCCATGTCTGAGGTCTTGATCTGCTCAGTTGGGTCTGATTCCTCTGGATCAGCTTTAACTCTGGAAAAATCCAAGGCACGAAaaagacgtctgactgatgaacCTACAGACAGAAATGCAGCAAGAGAT ATGATCAGTGCCATCCTTCACTCAAAGCCAGGTGGAGAAAAGGTATTCCAGGAGTATGGGAAAACCAAAGGTCTTACGGATAGCACACGGAGACTGATGGTGAACATTATTGTGGCCGACATGATGGAAAATCATGG TAGGATCCCCCCATCAAGTGTCCGCACCAACTACGCCCTGGGGATTGTGACTTTATTCCCCTACTTGAATGATCCAGATTCAGAGCATGGCTAT GAAAAATATTATGATGCAGCTAGTGGGTCTGGTTACCTGGCCTGGAGAATAAAGACAGTGGGGCGCAACACGTCATGTAAGACCAAGAAGAGAACCAAGCCCACCTATCAAAATGGTCCAAAGGCTCAGCGAAGTTGCCCTTCAGCTGTTGAGCAACTTTCGGGGGATGAATGCAAAGAGGCGATATCTGTGCTTCAGCATACAACAACTAATGAGTCACTGGTTCGAGAGAAGATGATGGCAACGTTCCAATACAGACAGCAGGTGGTTCATGATCCGGGGAAGTCCTCAACTGTCCTAGATGTCTTCCCCAGATTCCTTGACACTACAGGCTTG ATCAACCAAGATTTCACCAGACTTTTCGGAGAGGTGGTGTCTGGGACATTTATGGCGAAGTGGCCAACATTTTTCAAACCCAGGGTCATCGCAGATTGCAAAACCCTTCCCTTCAGCGAACCTGTGGAAGACCTCCTCTCATCTGCTCAGCAGGAATCCAATGATTATG GATGGGAGAGTGACttggcagccattttgttgctTCTGCATCTCTTACCCCCGACCTCAAAGGGCCCGAAGACCGCAAAGATCCGTACCTCTCAAGCTGCTGACCATCTGGTTAGATTTATGAAG GTAGGGACAAGTATGGTGACCTTCCTTGAGACAGTTGGATATGAGCAGCAGCCCTTCCTCCTCTGTGTCGGTGAAAGGAAGAACAGCCTTCAGAAGTTTTACATTGTCGTTGACCAGAAGGCCATCCCATGCAAGGCCCAAACATCAGTGGCAGCTTTTGACGAGCTCTTTAAGGCACACTATGTCTTCAGTGTGTCCTACCATGAAGCGTTGTGTAACTTCTACACATTCATCCAGACCACCGTGTACGGTATTGACGTGGGGAAGGCAAAGGAGTCCTCAAGAGTCAAGGAGATTAGAGTAAGGCTGCTTAACAAAGACCAGGGGAATGGTGCCGCCGGTGCGCAAGGGAGCGGTGCTCCCGCCCTTTTGCAATTTGAGAATATAAGTCAGTAG